A genome region from Manihot esculenta cultivar AM560-2 chromosome 5, M.esculenta_v8, whole genome shotgun sequence includes the following:
- the LOC110612577 gene encoding uncharacterized protein LOC110612577, producing MCSRRITLILKERLVAEGHCWKTVPNDTKEFFWQEFKKYFIWDQAIDSLVKIAWQKKTAERYRGLMWEIRKEKTKNLATPDFVLRKWQETWNTSEYKEKCDKFSVNRRSEAGGSGSGIFRYACGSVSQYTHQRRMVLVKIFILYLSSYKYFVSMINATLLIIGNREKD from the exons ATGTGCAGTCGCAGGATTACTCTGATATTAAAAGAAAGATTGGTCGCAGAAGGGCACTGTTGGAAGACAGTGCCAAATGACACCAAGGAGTTTTTTTGGCAAGAATTCAAG AAATACTTCATATGGGACCAAGCAATTGACAGCTTGGTCAAAATTGCATGGCAGAAAAAGACAGCTGAGAGATACAGGGGCTTAATGTGGGAAATCAGGAAAGAGAAGACGAAGAATCTGGCTACACCAGATTTTGTTTTGAGGAAGTGGCAGGAAACTTGGAACACTTCTGAATACAAAGAGAAGTGTGACAAGTTTTCTGTCAATAGGCGCAGTGAGGCTGGAGGGTCAGGATCTGGGATTTTCAGATACGCATGCGGATCTGTTTCACAGTATACCCACCAGCGGAGGATGGTAttagtaaaaatttttattttatatttatcttcttataaatattttgtttcGATGATAAATGCTACACTTCTTATAATTGGTAACAGAGAGAAAGACTAG